The following coding sequences lie in one Lolium perenne isolate Kyuss_39 chromosome 2, Kyuss_2.0, whole genome shotgun sequence genomic window:
- the LOC127334270 gene encoding uncharacterized protein: MKKSPAVGPSTPVPPSASHPTPQPSPPQADPSPPPAANTPPEIIPVSSGHVEEEDPKAKSPAQEEAETQGQGDAEVTSEKAGEGAGDIVVFPKNFGDPADTTSTPKAYATKFFNKLTEAEKWELEQDLLNAMLNNAWGKPDSRTSEIQDFKKNIGQFCDQLICKQKEQQALHYELHKNIALQRRVTLSQAENIRTLKDENAELAKQLADAQGASSSLATASTELENLRSSYQELETKLKEAELKREQAEKQLAEKNSEHIREKGELELKKNADGETIRRQQKELNGLRKFMETAEQHWDLLNENILEPLGYPEQRRNLFPRDDLTYFRLNFEG; this comes from the exons atgaagaaatctccggctgttggtccctctactccagttccacccagcgcttcccacccaactcctcaaccgtcgcctcctcaggctgacccatctcccccgcctgccgcaaacactccaccggagataattccggttagcagcgggcacgtggaggaagaagatcccaaggccaaaagccctgcccaagaagaggcggaaacacaaggccaaggagatgcggaagtcacttccgagaaggctggagagggcgctggcgacatagtcgtttttccgaagaacttcggagatccggcggacaccacttccacccccaaggcgtatgccaccaagttttttaacaagctgactgaggcggagaagtgggaacttgaacaagacctgctcaacgccatgctgaacaacgcctgggggaagccggattccaggacatcggagatccaggacttcaagaaaaacattggccagttctgcgatcaacttatctgcaagcaaaag gaacagcaggcgctgcactacgagctgcacaagaacattgccctgcagcgccgcgttactctgagtcaggcggaaaatatccggaccctgaaggatgagaatgcggaactggctaaacaactggcagacgcccaag gcgcatcctcctcccttgcaacagcttcgactgaacttgagaacctgcgctcctcgtaccaagaattggagacgaagctaaaggaggcggaacttaagagggagcaggccgaaaagcagctggcggagaaaaactccgagcatatcagggagaagggcgagctggagctgaaaaagaatgctgacggcgagaccatcaggaggcagcaaaaagagctcaacggactccggaaatttatggagacagcggagcagcactgggacttgctcaatgagaacatcttgg agccgcttgggtacccggaacagcgccggaatttgttcccacgagacgatCTTAC